TTAGATTGTATGACCAAGGTTTAGCGTGCCCCAAAGTGTTATCACAGAATGGAAGTATTTTGCTTGAATCTGATAATGGAGAACTCTTCCTGGTGATGGAATATTGCCAGGGAAAACTAATTTCACCAGGTAAAACTAATGTCCATCAAATATACGATTTAGGTCGAGCAACAGGGAAAATGCATCGATTGTTAAATGACGGGACACTTGGCATTAAAAATAGTCCACAATTTATTCCTCCAAGCCGTGAGGAGCGTTTAGCACATTGGAACTCAGTTTGGGAAAAGACTAAGGGAGTTGGTAACCCTCAGTTGCTTGCAGATATAGAAACTCAATTTAAAGCTACTGAAGAAATGAATATAGAAATACTCGAATTACTTCAAACAGGATGGGCACATCGTGACCTTTGGGTAGATAATCTTTTATTTAATGATAACGGATTAACTGCAATTCTAGATTTCGATCGACTAAAATATGACTATCCGCAACTTGATGTAGCTCGTGCTGTGATGTCATGTGCCTTAGATGATAATTTAGATGTCTCCCTGGCTTCGGCGTTTATGGAAGGGTATAGTGAGGAACGCAACGTGGTAGAGGGCTATTTAACACATTCATTACAGTTGTTGTGGTATATGGAAAGCATATGGTGGATTAATGCTAACATGGATCAACATAGTGTACCGCCAGCTCGCTTTGCAAAGGAAATGATTTGGCTTGCTGAAAGTCAAAAAAATTTGTCCGGTTTGTTAGGAAATATTTAGACAACGCAAAATTAACCGCTTTTCGTTAAGCTCCCATGAAAACTAAATTAGCTCTAAACCTGAAAAAGAGCATAATAAAAAAGACTCAGAATAACACTTTTAAAAAAAGGTTGAGCCTCTTGAGTAATCATATAGAGATTGTTAGATCTTTTAAGCACAAAAAACATCATATAGATAACAAACAAAAAGGCAAGGCTGGTGCAACAACCAAAAAAGGATTAATCTCCCATGAGTGCTACCCATATAGGGTGCGACATTCTGTGATGCACCGTGGTGGTCGGAGTCAGACTAACGGTTGGGCTCTATGGCACCATAGCTTATCGACCTTCTTCGCCAGCCGTACAAACAGTATAGACTGGGGTACCCATTTTCATCCTCTGTGGTGCAGCGCCGCTCTTGCGCTGCATGAATGGCTAACGGGCAGGTTTGTTTAAGAATACATTTGGATAAAGTGGAGATATTATTGAAAACTTCTCCAGATGGGCGGTTATTATGAAAAAATTACTGATATCTTTTTTGGCTATACTTATTTATTCCACTGTTTCAGTAGAGGCTATGCCTGAATACGCAAAATGGGGTAAAATTGCAGTAGAGGAAACACAAAAACGATACAATGCAGACATAATTGATTATAAGCACATCGGTCGTACTGAACTAACACCAAAAAAGTCTGAAGAGAAATTCAAACTATGGATTAGAAGCAAAGCAGGTAACGAGTTTGGGGTTTTTGTATCAATCCAATTT
The window above is part of the Paenibacillus sp. FSL K6-0276 genome. Proteins encoded here:
- a CDS encoding phosphotransferase produces the protein MGTIFTEEMILDDLLKTFHHFFGLNVIETTSIKRGWLNLKWKVTTDAGEFLLKQYNKERYKLYNPEEILFALSQQIRLYDQGLACPKVLSQNGSILLESDNGELFLVMEYCQGKLISPGKTNVHQIYDLGRATGKMHRLLNDGTLGIKNSPQFIPPSREERLAHWNSVWEKTKGVGNPQLLADIETQFKATEEMNIEILELLQTGWAHRDLWVDNLLFNDNGLTAILDFDRLKYDYPQLDVARAVMSCALDDNLDVSLASAFMEGYSEERNVVEGYLTHSLQLLWYMESIWWINANMDQHSVPPARFAKEMIWLAESQKNLSGLLGNI
- a CDS encoding DUF3889 domain-containing protein; the encoded protein is MKKLLISFLAILIYSTVSVEAMPEYAKWGKIAVEETQKRYNADIIDYKHIGRTELTPKKSEEKFKLWIRSKAGNEFGVFVSIQFDPSTEMIHSIQFSETNR